In Mycobacteriales bacterium, a single genomic region encodes these proteins:
- a CDS encoding HIRAN domain-containing protein, with protein sequence MSVTELPDTVHPSHSHEGRRLLLVWQDPATRSFDPVGALVRDADGSFVFRYIRRAAGLRAFRPLASFPQLDGIYRFADLPPFFENRVMSPRRPDYPEYVRALHLSVGEATPFEMLARTGGSRATDTFHVVAEPTTDPDGRVRTVFLAHGVRYIEGASERISRLNPGDTLTLRPEPDNVHNARALLIDVHAGEAVGYVPNWMLDVVGRLVEDDPDHRLTVELANGPDTPAHLRLLCRLEATLPAGWDSPRDPDFEYIEIGPADGAPPSR encoded by the coding sequence ATGTCTGTGACCGAGCTGCCTGACACGGTCCACCCGAGCCACTCTCACGAAGGTCGTCGGCTCCTCCTGGTCTGGCAGGATCCGGCGACTCGATCCTTTGATCCGGTCGGCGCCCTGGTCCGCGACGCCGACGGATCCTTCGTCTTCCGCTACATCCGCCGCGCAGCGGGGCTGCGTGCTTTCCGGCCGCTGGCGTCGTTCCCGCAGCTGGATGGGATCTACCGGTTCGCCGACCTCCCACCATTCTTCGAGAACCGTGTGATGTCCCCACGCCGGCCGGACTACCCCGAATACGTTCGCGCGCTGCACCTCAGCGTCGGAGAGGCGACGCCGTTCGAGATGCTCGCCCGTACCGGCGGGTCGCGGGCAACCGACACCTTCCACGTGGTGGCGGAGCCCACCACCGACCCCGATGGGCGAGTGCGAACCGTGTTCCTCGCCCACGGCGTTCGATATATCGAGGGAGCCAGCGAGCGCATCTCTCGCCTGAACCCCGGCGACACCCTGACGCTGCGCCCCGAGCCCGACAATGTGCACAACGCCCGAGCGCTACTTATCGATGTTCATGCAGGCGAGGCGGTCGGCTACGTACCCAACTGGATGCTTGACGTCGTGGGACGACTGGTCGAGGACGACCCAGATCACCGGCTCACGGTCGAGCTCGCAAACGGACCGGACACCCCGGCCCATCTTCGACTGTTATGCCGCCTGGAAGCCACCCTTCCAGCCGGATGGGACTCCCCGCGTGACCCTGACTTCGAGTACATCGAGATCGGGCCCGCCGATGGAGCCCCGCCCAGCCGGTAG
- a CDS encoding HipA domain-containing protein: protein MGSKRKVWLESPTETSHLFKYLRQDSARGVYGDDWAEKLAAELARLLGIPAASVELADRSGSPGVICRRVNDPGVVELVHGNELLGARQSGYDKELKREHPLYTVTAVAGCLRDAGAPAGHPEVGALSGFDVWAGYLLFDAWIANTDRHHENWGVLIDRRDGRTRLAPSFDHGSSLGFNHAASVNSGQLAGMDAVERWCRKGRSSHFAGRPRLVDVAAEALDLAGHDAWLYWMSRLRQLRPESWNGIIEQVPSVRMSEATRTFVGRVLDVNRRRLLDVCDRAA from the coding sequence ATGGGTAGCAAGCGAAAAGTGTGGCTGGAGAGTCCGACCGAGACCTCCCACCTCTTCAAGTACCTCCGGCAGGACTCCGCACGAGGCGTCTACGGCGACGACTGGGCGGAGAAGCTGGCAGCCGAACTCGCACGGCTCCTGGGGATCCCGGCGGCGTCGGTGGAACTGGCCGATCGGAGCGGCAGCCCTGGGGTCATCTGCCGACGAGTCAACGACCCTGGAGTGGTGGAACTCGTGCACGGCAACGAACTCCTGGGCGCCCGGCAGTCCGGCTACGACAAGGAGCTCAAGCGCGAACATCCGCTGTACACGGTGACCGCGGTGGCCGGATGTCTTCGCGATGCCGGTGCACCGGCCGGCCATCCCGAGGTCGGAGCTCTCAGCGGGTTCGACGTGTGGGCGGGCTACCTGCTGTTCGACGCCTGGATCGCCAACACGGATCGCCACCATGAGAACTGGGGAGTCCTGATCGACCGTCGGGACGGCAGGACCCGTCTGGCACCGTCCTTCGACCACGGATCGAGTCTGGGCTTCAATCATGCCGCGTCTGTGAACTCGGGCCAGCTGGCGGGAATGGATGCGGTGGAACGCTGGTGCAGGAAGGGCCGCAGCAGTCACTTCGCCGGACGGCCACGTCTGGTCGACGTTGCCGCGGAAGCTCTCGACCTGGCCGGCCACGACGCCTGGCTGTACTGGATGTCCCGACTCCGGCAGCTTCGGCCGGAGTCATGGAACGGGATCATCGAACAGGTTCCATCGGTCAGAATGTCGGAGGCGACCCGTACCTTCGTGGGTAGGGTTCTGGACGTAAACCGGAGGAGGTTGCTCGATGTCTGTGACCGAGCTGCCTGA
- a CDS encoding pirin family protein: MPAVTVDDILTLPRLRVPDPAVTTPRTVRSVTTAPRGFEGEGFPVHRAFAGVDLATLDPFVHMDQMGEVEYAPGEPKGTPWHPHRGFETVTYIMDGAFIHQDSHGGGGVITNGDTQWMTAGSGLLHIETPPEELVVSGGLFHGIQLWVNLPAKDKWAAPRYQDIRGGKVALLSSDDGGALVRVIAGDLDGHPGPGVTYTPITLAHATVSPGASVTMPWPEDYNALIYVLSGNGTVGAERRPVRAGQLAVLGAGGSMTFAADTRQDSRTPDLDVLLLGGRPIREPVAMYGPFVMNTKPELQQAFEDFQAGRLGTIPADGIHAHGAIRGETGQE, encoded by the coding sequence ATGCCTGCGGTGACGGTCGACGACATCCTGACGCTGCCCCGGCTGCGGGTCCCGGACCCGGCGGTGACGACGCCGCGCACGGTCAGGAGCGTGACCACGGCCCCGCGCGGGTTCGAGGGCGAGGGCTTCCCGGTGCACCGCGCGTTCGCCGGCGTCGACCTGGCCACGCTCGACCCGTTCGTGCACATGGACCAGATGGGCGAGGTGGAGTACGCGCCGGGCGAGCCCAAGGGCACGCCCTGGCACCCGCACCGCGGCTTCGAGACCGTCACCTACATCATGGACGGCGCGTTCATCCACCAGGACTCGCACGGTGGCGGCGGCGTGATCACCAACGGCGACACGCAGTGGATGACGGCCGGCTCCGGCCTGCTGCACATCGAGACCCCGCCGGAGGAGCTGGTCGTCTCCGGCGGTCTCTTCCACGGCATCCAGCTCTGGGTGAACCTGCCGGCCAAGGACAAGTGGGCCGCCCCGCGCTACCAGGACATCCGCGGCGGCAAGGTCGCGCTGCTGTCCTCCGACGACGGCGGCGCGCTGGTCCGGGTGATCGCCGGCGACCTGGACGGGCACCCCGGCCCGGGCGTCACGTACACGCCGATCACGCTCGCGCACGCGACCGTCTCCCCCGGCGCGTCGGTGACGATGCCCTGGCCGGAGGACTACAACGCGCTGATCTACGTGCTGTCCGGCAACGGCACGGTCGGCGCCGAGCGGCGCCCGGTCAGGGCCGGCCAGCTGGCCGTGCTCGGCGCGGGCGGCTCGATGACCTTCGCCGCGGACACCCGGCAGGACAGCCGGACCCCGGACCTGGACGTGCTGCTGCTCGGCGGCCGCCCGATCCGCGAGCCCGTCGCGATGTACGGGCCGTTCGTCATGAACACCAAGCCCGAGCTGCAGCAGGCGTTCGAGGACTTCCAGGCCGGCCGGCTCGGCACGATCCCGGCCGACGGGATCCACGCCCACGGCGCGATCCGGGGCGAGACCGGCCAGGAGTAG
- a CDS encoding FAD-dependent oxidoreductase, with translation MLDDALRGLLGMRPRAVVTPRPDRPRRAAGAAVVVGGGIAGVSAALVLAERGIRVTLLEAADHLGGRLGAWPRTLPDGTVQRVEHGFHGFFRQYYTWRSLLRRIDPELGFLRPLAGYPVISRTWPAEDFASLPGLPPLNLLALVATSPSLRLRDLRYIDRVAATTLLEFDRDATYAELDATTAKDFLDRLAMPDRARAVLFEVFGHSFFNREEEFSAAELVMMFHFYFLANPEGLGMDVTADDHGSCVWDPFGAMLSGLGVDIRTGTTVDRLEKTGSGWRTVASGGSTVDAPHAILALDPAALRSVVAASDGLPATLVSQAAGLTTSAPYAVARFWTDRPVRADRPVFSGVSREPTLDSITVYSRLEDGARSWAGRTGGEVLELHAYAAEHGIGARDAADRMWGELGALWPETAGLRVLDREIRVGHDAPGFPPGSDATRPGVRTPDPTLLLAGDWVRLPFPSALMERAATTGVLAANDILTRAGARAEPVTTLRPTGLLAGRRNVAHATTVRGQ, from the coding sequence GTGTTGGACGACGCCCTGCGGGGGTTGCTGGGGATGCGCCCGCGAGCGGTCGTCACGCCGCGACCGGACCGGCCGCGCCGCGCCGCGGGCGCCGCGGTCGTGGTCGGCGGCGGCATCGCCGGCGTCTCGGCCGCGCTGGTGCTGGCCGAGCGCGGCATCCGGGTGACCCTGCTGGAGGCGGCCGACCACCTCGGCGGCCGGCTCGGCGCCTGGCCGCGGACGCTGCCGGACGGCACCGTGCAGCGGGTCGAGCACGGTTTCCACGGCTTCTTCCGGCAGTACTACACCTGGCGCTCGCTGCTGCGCCGGATCGACCCCGAGCTCGGGTTCCTCCGGCCGCTGGCCGGCTACCCGGTGATCTCCCGGACCTGGCCGGCGGAGGACTTCGCCTCGCTGCCCGGGCTGCCGCCGCTGAACCTGCTCGCGCTGGTGGCCACGTCGCCGAGCCTGCGCCTGCGGGACCTGCGGTACATCGACCGGGTCGCGGCGACCACGCTGCTGGAGTTCGACCGGGACGCGACGTACGCGGAGCTGGACGCGACGACGGCGAAGGACTTCCTGGACCGGCTGGCGATGCCGGACCGGGCCCGGGCGGTGTTGTTCGAGGTCTTCGGGCACTCGTTCTTCAACCGCGAGGAGGAGTTCTCCGCGGCCGAGCTGGTGATGATGTTCCACTTCTACTTCCTGGCCAACCCGGAGGGGTTGGGCATGGACGTGACCGCGGACGACCACGGCAGCTGCGTCTGGGACCCGTTCGGCGCGATGCTGTCCGGACTGGGCGTGGACATCCGGACCGGCACCACCGTGGACCGGCTGGAGAAGACGGGGTCCGGATGGCGGACCGTCGCGAGTGGAGGGTCCACTGTGGACGCTCCCCACGCGATCCTGGCCCTGGACCCGGCCGCGCTGCGCTCGGTCGTCGCCGCCTCCGACGGGCTGCCGGCCACGCTGGTCTCGCAGGCGGCCGGGCTCACCACGAGCGCGCCGTACGCGGTGGCCCGGTTCTGGACCGACCGCCCGGTCCGGGCCGACCGGCCGGTGTTCTCGGGCGTCTCCCGGGAACCGACGCTGGACTCGATCACCGTCTACTCGCGACTGGAGGACGGTGCCCGGTCCTGGGCCGGGCGCACCGGCGGCGAGGTCCTGGAACTGCACGCGTACGCGGCCGAGCACGGGATCGGGGCGCGGGACGCCGCCGACCGGATGTGGGGCGAGCTGGGCGCGCTCTGGCCGGAGACCGCGGGGCTGCGGGTGCTGGACCGGGAGATCCGGGTCGGGCACGACGCCCCCGGCTTCCCGCCCGGCTCGGACGCGACCCGCCCCGGCGTACGGACGCCGGACCCGACCCTGCTGCTGGCCGGCGACTGGGTCCGGCTGCCGTTCCCGTCGGCGCTGATGGAGCGGGCCGCGACCACCGGCGTGCTGGCCGCCAACGACATCCTCACCCGGGCCGGAGCCAGGGCCGAGCCCGTCACCACCCTCCGCCCGACCGGCCTGCTCGCCGGCCGCCGGAATGTTGCGCACGCAACTACCGTTCGGGGCCAGTGA
- a CDS encoding acyl-CoA dehydrogenase family protein, whose protein sequence is MTLALTEEQELLRSTAADFIDREVVPHRARWDRDELVDREIVGRLGELGFLGLTLPEEVGGTPADSRSYCLMMEELGRGDSAIRGIVSVSLGLVGKSIDAYGTDDQRKQWLPGLASGELLACFGLTEPGTGSDAGNLVTKARRDGGDWLISGEKVFITNGTWADVALVFARTGGDGPRGVTAFLVPTAEQGFEAREIKGKLGLRGQATASLYLDEVRVPDANRLGEEGKGFRVAMSALDKGRMSISAGCVGIAQGCLDAATEYAGQRVQFGKPIAAHQLVQELLADTAVDVDAGRMLTWLVADLLDRGEKISLAASKAKLFTSEAAVRAANNCLQVFGGYGYIDEYPVGKYLRDARVMTLYEGTSQVQKLIIGRALTGISAF, encoded by the coding sequence ATGACGCTCGCGCTCACCGAGGAGCAGGAGCTGCTCCGTTCCACCGCCGCCGACTTCATCGACCGCGAGGTCGTGCCGCACCGGGCCCGTTGGGACCGCGACGAGCTGGTCGACCGGGAGATCGTGGGCCGCCTGGGCGAGCTCGGGTTCCTCGGCCTGACGCTGCCGGAGGAGGTCGGCGGCACCCCGGCCGACTCCCGGTCGTACTGCCTGATGATGGAGGAGCTCGGCCGCGGCGACTCCGCGATCCGCGGCATCGTCAGCGTGAGCCTCGGCCTGGTCGGCAAGTCCATCGACGCGTACGGGACCGACGACCAGCGCAAGCAGTGGCTGCCGGGGCTGGCGAGCGGTGAGCTGCTGGCCTGCTTCGGGCTGACCGAGCCCGGCACGGGATCCGACGCCGGCAACCTGGTGACGAAGGCCCGGCGGGACGGCGGGGACTGGCTGATCTCCGGCGAGAAGGTGTTCATCACCAACGGGACCTGGGCCGACGTCGCGCTGGTGTTCGCCCGCACCGGCGGGGACGGGCCCCGCGGGGTGACCGCGTTCCTGGTCCCGACGGCCGAGCAGGGCTTCGAGGCCCGGGAGATCAAGGGCAAGCTCGGCCTGCGCGGGCAGGCGACCGCGAGCCTCTACCTGGACGAGGTCCGGGTGCCGGACGCGAACCGGCTCGGTGAGGAGGGCAAGGGCTTCCGGGTCGCGATGTCGGCGCTGGACAAGGGCCGGATGAGCATCTCGGCCGGGTGCGTCGGGATCGCCCAGGGCTGCCTCGACGCCGCCACCGAGTACGCGGGACAGCGGGTCCAGTTCGGCAAGCCGATCGCCGCCCACCAGCTCGTGCAGGAGCTGCTGGCCGACACCGCGGTCGACGTCGACGCCGGCCGGATGCTCACCTGGCTGGTGGCCGACCTGCTCGACCGGGGCGAGAAGATCAGCCTGGCCGCGTCCAAGGCGAAGCTGTTCACCAGCGAGGCCGCGGTCCGGGCCGCGAACAACTGCCTGCAGGTCTTCGGCGGCTACGGCTACATCGACGAGTACCCGGTCGGCAAGTACCTGCGCGACGCCCGCGTCATGACCCTGTACGAGGGCACCAGCCAGGTCCAGAAGCTCATCATCGGCCGCGCCCTCACCGGCATCAGCGCGTTCTAG
- a CDS encoding helix-turn-helix domain-containing protein, with product MALTATRTVRSERDRILTALHADLEELAERAVARMPDEIPAYRSRDAAFFADVRDQVSRHYRTKLAALEHRPLSRQDLAFARPCALRRARAGIALDDFLHAFRIGRQVFWEAVLEQAGESPAGHEAALELATEVMRYSDIACTHASRAYVEYQQHLVADADRERRDLLEHLLAGELPTHRPLLAAAQAYGLAERTPALVAAAMPVTADADASHVAAEALARAGGPTGRALVVRRRGELVVVAALRPADPAADAADVCDRLQETQRRLGVSGVPLAVGVGTVASGIAELPRAYQEASAALADVGVDGGVVALPRLSPFDYLALHADDTARRLVDPRLRTFLEEDRQRGGGLIETARVFAAADLNLRVAAERLRVHPNTAQYRLRRIEERTGCNPRRIADLVDLLSAIALLERTRTR from the coding sequence ATGGCGCTCACGGCGACACGTACCGTCCGGTCCGAGCGGGACCGGATCCTGACCGCGTTGCACGCCGACCTGGAGGAGCTGGCCGAACGGGCGGTGGCCCGGATGCCGGACGAGATCCCCGCCTACCGGAGTCGCGACGCCGCGTTCTTCGCCGACGTCCGGGACCAGGTGAGCCGGCACTACCGGACCAAGCTGGCCGCGCTGGAGCACCGGCCGCTGTCCCGGCAGGACCTCGCGTTCGCCCGGCCCTGCGCGCTGCGCCGGGCCCGGGCCGGCATCGCGCTGGACGACTTCCTGCACGCGTTCCGGATCGGCCGGCAGGTGTTCTGGGAGGCCGTGCTGGAGCAGGCCGGGGAGTCGCCGGCCGGGCACGAGGCCGCGCTGGAGCTGGCCACCGAGGTCATGCGCTACAGCGACATCGCCTGCACCCACGCCTCCCGGGCGTACGTGGAGTATCAGCAGCACCTGGTCGCGGACGCCGACCGGGAGCGGCGGGACCTGCTGGAGCACCTGCTGGCCGGCGAGCTGCCGACGCACCGGCCGCTGCTGGCGGCGGCCCAGGCGTACGGGCTGGCGGAGCGGACGCCGGCGCTGGTCGCGGCGGCGATGCCGGTGACCGCGGACGCCGACGCCTCGCACGTCGCGGCCGAGGCGCTGGCCCGGGCCGGCGGTCCGACCGGCCGGGCGCTGGTCGTGCGGCGCCGGGGCGAGCTGGTCGTGGTGGCCGCGCTCCGCCCGGCCGACCCCGCGGCCGACGCAGCCGACGTGTGCGACCGGCTGCAGGAGACCCAGCGCCGGCTGGGGGTCAGCGGGGTGCCGCTCGCGGTCGGGGTCGGCACGGTCGCGTCCGGGATCGCCGAGCTGCCCCGGGCGTACCAGGAGGCGAGCGCGGCGCTGGCCGACGTGGGCGTCGACGGCGGGGTGGTGGCGCTGCCCCGGCTGTCCCCGTTCGACTACCTGGCCCTGCACGCGGACGACACCGCGCGGCGGCTGGTCGACCCCCGGCTGCGTACGTTCCTGGAGGAGGACCGGCAGCGTGGCGGCGGGCTGATCGAGACCGCGCGGGTGTTCGCGGCGGCCGATCTCAACCTGCGGGTCGCGGCCGAACGGCTGCGGGTGCACCCGAACACCGCGCAGTACCGGCTGCGCCGGATCGAGGAGCGCACCGGCTGCAACCCGCGGCGGATCGCGGACCTCGTCGACCTGCTGTCCGCGATCGCCCTGCTGGAACGGACCAGAACGCGCTGA
- a CDS encoding ABC transporter ATP-binding protein, protein MPNDAALTVTDLVVRFGGVTALDGVSCTVRTGEVCGLIGPNGAGKTTLFDCVSRLTRPRSGRIEVAGRDLLALPAHRVARLGVSRTFQHLGLVPSLSVRDNVMLGAQHGSRTGFPAAALRVGVRSQERELRRRADAVLDRLGLAPLAGHPAAGLPYGTLKRVELARALAAEPALLMLDEPASGLSHGEVDELAELIEDVRAGMTVLLVEHHMGMVMRLSDTVVVLDFGKVVATGPPAAVQEDPAVLAAYLGTPA, encoded by the coding sequence ATGCCCAATGACGCCGCGCTCACGGTGACCGACCTGGTCGTGCGGTTCGGCGGCGTCACGGCGCTGGACGGGGTCTCCTGCACCGTCCGGACCGGCGAGGTCTGCGGGCTGATCGGCCCCAACGGCGCCGGCAAGACGACCCTCTTCGACTGCGTCAGCCGGCTGACCCGGCCGCGCTCGGGCCGTATCGAGGTGGCCGGCCGGGACCTGCTCGCGCTGCCCGCGCACCGGGTCGCCCGGCTCGGCGTCTCCCGGACCTTCCAGCACCTCGGGCTGGTGCCCTCGCTGTCGGTCCGGGACAACGTCATGCTCGGCGCCCAGCACGGCAGCCGGACCGGGTTTCCGGCCGCGGCCCTGCGGGTCGGGGTCCGGTCGCAGGAGCGGGAGCTGCGCCGGCGGGCCGATGCCGTGCTGGACCGGCTCGGCCTGGCCCCGCTGGCCGGTCACCCCGCCGCCGGGTTGCCGTACGGGACGCTCAAGCGGGTCGAGCTGGCCCGGGCGCTGGCGGCCGAGCCGGCCCTGCTGATGCTGGACGAGCCGGCCAGCGGGCTGTCCCACGGCGAGGTCGACGAGCTGGCCGAGCTCATCGAGGACGTCCGGGCCGGGATGACCGTGCTGCTGGTCGAGCACCACATGGGGATGGTCATGCGGCTCTCGGACACCGTGGTGGTGCTCGACTTCGGCAAGGTGGTGGCGACCGGGCCGCCGGCCGCGGTGCAGGAGGACCCGGCCGTGCTGGCCGCCTACCTGGGCACGCCGGCATGA